A genomic segment from Aegilops tauschii subsp. strangulata cultivar AL8/78 chromosome 1, Aet v6.0, whole genome shotgun sequence encodes:
- the LOC109737065 gene encoding 4-hydroxyphenylacetaldehyde oxime monooxygenase-like has translation MAVTLILLLALISAVSVLLLTRKSLKLPPGPAPVPVLGNLHQLGPLPHRTLRDLARLHGPVMQLWLGKAPAVVLSSPEAAWEMLRVHDLDCCTRPVSPGPKRLTYDLKNVAFAPYGAYWREIRKLLVVELVSARRVKAVWCAREQQVEKLISTLGCAGAKPVALDEHILSLSDGIIGTVAFGNIYGSDKFTQNKNFQHALDEATDVLSGSSAEDFLPKAVGRFIDHITGVVAQRERIFKHLDAFFDMVIEQHLDPNRAKSENSGDDLVDVLISHWKEHRGTLKFTRNHVKAIIFDTFIAGIDTSSITIMWAMSELIRSPRVLNKVQTEIRAVVDGKDRVRPEDMSKLKYLRMVVKETLRLHPPAPLLVPRETMRHIQISGYDIPAKTRIYVNAWAIGRDQASWPEHPEEFNPERFEENEIDFKGEHLQLLPFGTGRRICPGMSMGIATVEFTLANMLCCFQWALPEGMVVEDVSMEEEGKLNFHRKTPLVLVPIAC, from the exons ATGGCGGTCACGCTCATCCTCCTCTTAGCACTCATTTCTGCTGTTTCCGTCTTGCTGTTGACAAGGAAATCTCTGAAGCTGCCGCCAGGTCCAGCTCCGGTGCCGGTCCTGGGCAATCTCCACCAGCTAGGCCCGCTGCCACACAGGACTCTGCGTGACCTGGCGCGGCTCCATGGGCCAGTGATGCAGCTGTGGCTCGGCAAAGCGCCGGCGGTCGTGCTGTCGTCGCCAGAGGCGGCATGGGAGATGCTCAGGGTCCACGACCTGGACTGCTGCACACGGCCCGTGTCCCCGGGGCCGAAGCGCCTCACATACGACCTCAAGAACGTTGCCTTCGCGCCATACGGCGCGTACTGGCGCGAGATTCGTAAGCTCCTCGTGGTCGAACTCGTCAGCGCCCGCCGCGTCAAGGCCGTATGGTGCGCACGCGAGCAGCAG GTGGAAAAACTAATCAGCACCCTTGGTTGTGCGGGGGCAAAGCCAGTGGCGCTGGACGAACACATCTTGAGCCTATCCGACGGCATCATCGGCACAGTGGCTTTCGGCAACATCTACGGCAGCGACAAGTTCACGCAGAATAAGAACTTCCAGCACGCGCTTGATGAGGCGACGGACGTTTTATCCGGCTCATCTGCCGAGGACTTCCTCCCAAAAGCCGTTGGCCGGTTCATCGACCACATCACCGGCGTGGTGGCCCAGCGTGAGCGGATCTTCAAGCACCTAGACGCCTTCTTTGACATGGTCATTGAGCAGCACTTGGACCCTAACCGTGCCAAGTCCGAGAACAGCGGTGATGACCTCGTCGACGTGCTTATCTCCCACTGGAAGGAGCACCGTGGCACACTCAAGTTCACCAGGAACCACGTCAAGGCCATTATCTTC GACACATTTATTGCTGGCATTGACACGAGTTCGATCACAATCATGTGGGCAATGTCTGAGCTGATCCGGAGCCCACGCGTGCTCAACAAGGTCCAAACCGAGATCAGAGCCGTTGTGGACGGCAAAGATAGGGTGCGACCGGAAGACATGTCCAAACTCAAGTACCTCAGAATGGTAGTTAAGGAGACCTTGCGATTGCACCCACCAGCACCGCTGCTAGTGCCGAGGGAAACCATGCGGCACATTCAGATCAGCGGGTATGACATTCCAGCCAAGACAAGGATTTATGTGAACGCGTGGGCAATTGGTAGAGATCAGGCAAGCTGGCCGGAACACCCGGAGGAGTTCAACCCTGAGAGGTTTGAGGAGAATGAGATTGACTTCAAGGGCGAACATCTTCAGCTACTGCCGTTTGGCACGGGACGACGGATATGCCCGGGCATGTCCATGGGCATTGCTACTGTGGAGTTTACACTTGCCAATATGCTCTGCTGCTTCCAGTGGGCGCTCCCCGAGGGGATGGTGGTGGAGGATGTGAGCATGGAGGAAGAAGGAAAACTCAACTTCCACCGCAAGACTCCACTTGTACTCGTGCCCATCGCATGTTAG